In a genomic window of Candidatus Chazhemtobacterium aquaticus:
- a CDS encoding glycosyltransferase family 39 protein, translated as MKTKDIRIEVGIAVGLLLLVLIVFKALLQPGFYESHDGLFHLIRVEAMAHELSLGQFPVRMADELAYGRGYPVFNYAYPLFHYFTAGLVLLGLTAQDAIKVVVLLCSWLSVWAGYKWMRCFFEKKAALTGAVLLLLVPYRFLITLVIGSFGTILAWAMAMVVLWAMSEVMVKQKEKYLGLVSLGVAGLIPAHNVTALIFAPVIAIYGLALARWYKKGWFKLIIFGLLGVVMAAWFWLPAIAEMDWVALSNHNAVDYQQHWPTLRQVIYSRWGYGYSESGDDDGMSFMLGITQWVVFGLSVIALLVTFFRKEQNKEKTKTKMALVSGGVVLLGLYLMLPVSEWLWQKVSILAQIQFPWRWLIVSAVGVSFLAAWLVEKSGWWMMVLLLLLAGVSNRNITRTLTGGMQPLSKWEQEARLQPGSTDIAWEALPKTASQQNWQVDWQIRGEGIAKLETKEVRHGERGRWSVEMENEGKVEISKYYLPLWQVEVNGEVVESKPSEDGGYIEIELPSGVNEVVLTIRQTNIEKGANIMSVIGGAVIIFWLLMNSFKFKNDGKR; from the coding sequence ATGAAGACTAAGGATATACGAATAGAGGTGGGAATAGCAGTAGGCTTGCTGCTACTGGTGTTGATTGTGTTTAAGGCATTACTGCAACCTGGGTTTTATGAGTCTCATGATGGGCTGTTTCACTTAATCAGAGTGGAGGCGATGGCTCATGAACTTTCTTTAGGTCAGTTTCCGGTGCGAATGGCTGATGAGCTGGCTTATGGTCGAGGCTATCCAGTATTTAATTACGCATATCCTTTATTCCACTACTTTACTGCCGGCTTGGTGTTACTGGGGTTAACAGCTCAAGATGCAATCAAGGTGGTGGTGTTGCTGTGTAGCTGGCTGTCGGTGTGGGCAGGATATAAGTGGATGAGATGCTTTTTTGAGAAAAAAGCGGCGTTAACCGGAGCAGTACTGCTACTACTTGTCCCCTATCGATTTTTGATTACTTTAGTGATTGGATCTTTTGGAACTATTTTGGCTTGGGCAATGGCGATGGTGGTACTGTGGGCAATGAGTGAGGTGATGGTTAAACAAAAAGAAAAGTATCTGGGTTTGGTAAGTCTTGGGGTAGCTGGCTTGATCCCAGCACATAATGTAACTGCCTTGATCTTTGCTCCAGTAATCGCGATTTATGGTTTGGCACTAGCCAGATGGTACAAAAAAGGTTGGTTTAAACTAATCATCTTTGGATTGCTGGGGGTGGTGATGGCAGCCTGGTTTTGGCTGCCGGCAATTGCGGAGATGGACTGGGTAGCGTTGTCTAACCACAATGCAGTTGATTATCAACAACACTGGCCGACCTTAAGACAAGTAATATATTCCAGATGGGGGTATGGATACTCGGAGAGTGGAGACGATGATGGCATGTCCTTCATGCTGGGGATCACCCAGTGGGTAGTGTTCGGACTGTCGGTAATAGCTTTACTGGTGACATTCTTTAGAAAAGAACAAAACAAAGAGAAAACAAAAACAAAGATGGCACTAGTATCTGGCGGAGTGGTACTGCTTGGCTTGTACCTGATGCTACCAGTATCCGAATGGTTGTGGCAAAAAGTTAGTATCCTAGCGCAGATTCAATTTCCCTGGCGATGGTTGATTGTGAGTGCGGTTGGAGTGAGCTTTTTGGCTGCTTGGTTGGTGGAGAAAAGCGGCTGGTGGATGATGGTGTTGCTACTGCTACTGGCAGGAGTGAGCAATCGAAACATCACTAGAACACTGACCGGGGGAATGCAACCTCTAAGTAAGTGGGAACAAGAAGCCAGGTTACAACCAGGATCAACTGATATTGCCTGGGAGGCTCTACCTAAAACAGCATCTCAACAAAACTGGCAGGTTGATTGGCAGATACGGGGTGAGGGTATTGCCAAACTGGAAACTAAAGAAGTACGACATGGAGAGAGAGGTAGGTGGAGTGTGGAGATGGAGAATGAGGGAAAGGTTGAGATATCAAAGTATTATCTACCCCTCTGGCAGGTAGAGGTAAACGGAGAGGTGGTTGAGAGCAAGCCAAGTGAGGATGGTGGGTATATTGAGATTGAGTTACCCAGTGGTGTAAATGAGGTGGTACTAACCATTAGACAAACAAATATTGAAAAGGGGGCTAATATAATGAGTGTTATCGGTGGTGCTGTGATAATATTCTGGTTATTAATGAATTCATTTAAATTCAAAAATGATGGAAAGCGGTGA
- a CDS encoding glycosyltransferase family 2 protein — MKPTIDIIIPSFKGKKLLQRHLPDVLKHSPDCGIIVINDGPDDGTVEYLNKHFPKIKYLQNSKNLGFPKTINRGVAASKADYVVLMNNDVSPQKGYLTSALKILDDPKVFAVTFNEQQSSWPKVVWQNGKITFTRGQDKNKARYSAWASGGSSIIKRSLWNKLGGFNPLYSPGYWEDIDLGWRAWKLGFRIVWDPDSHVIHQHESTFKTLPQNKLNLLKQRNELLYHWQTITDSNLVFSHLKFLLTHTLAHPGYIKVILAALLLTPQVTKNYIKLSRQAKVTDRHILKTVNTPYSRS; from the coding sequence ATGAAACCAACCATCGACATCATCATCCCTAGCTTCAAAGGCAAGAAGTTACTTCAAAGGCACTTACCTGATGTACTCAAACACTCTCCTGATTGCGGCATCATTGTCATCAATGATGGTCCCGATGATGGGACTGTAGAGTACCTAAACAAGCATTTTCCCAAAATTAAATACCTGCAAAATTCAAAGAATCTAGGTTTCCCCAAAACCATCAATCGGGGAGTAGCTGCCTCTAAAGCTGACTATGTTGTATTAATGAACAACGACGTCTCACCTCAAAAAGGATATCTCACCTCTGCTCTTAAGATTTTAGATGATCCCAAAGTCTTTGCCGTTACCTTTAATGAACAGCAATCCTCCTGGCCAAAAGTTGTCTGGCAGAATGGCAAGATCACTTTTACCAGAGGCCAAGACAAAAACAAGGCCCGCTACTCTGCCTGGGCCAGTGGTGGCAGCTCCATCATCAAACGCTCTCTCTGGAACAAGCTTGGTGGATTTAATCCTCTTTACTCACCCGGTTACTGGGAAGATATTGATCTAGGTTGGCGGGCTTGGAAACTGGGTTTCCGCATTGTCTGGGATCCTGACTCCCACGTCATCCATCAGCATGAGTCTACCTTCAAGACTCTGCCTCAAAACAAACTCAATCTCCTAAAACAAAGAAACGAGCTTTTGTATCACTGGCAGACCATCACCGACTCCAATCTGGTTTTCTCTCACCTTAAGTTCTTACTCACCCACACTCTCGCCCATCCGGGTTACATAAAGGTCATATTGGCAGCTCTTCTACTTACTCCTCAGGTAACCAAAAACTATATCAAGCTAAGCAGGCAAGCCAAGGTAACTGATCGTCATATCCTAAAAACAGTTAACACTCCCTACTCGCGTTCGTAG